One genomic segment of Xyrauchen texanus isolate HMW12.3.18 chromosome 5, RBS_HiC_50CHRs, whole genome shotgun sequence includes these proteins:
- the LOC127643449 gene encoding BTB/POZ domain-containing protein 3-like, with protein sequence MAAELFPAKKLPAVTAVQQYQQQQNVSNNNAIQGCNWQGLYPTIRERNAVMFNNEQMADIHFVVGPPGGTQRVPGHKYVLAVGSSVFHAMFYGELAEDKDEIRIPDVEPASFLAMMKYIYCDEIDLCADTVLATLYAAKKYIVPHLARACVNFLETSLSARNACVLLSQSCLFEEPDLTQRCWEVIDAQAELALRSEGFCDIDVQTLESILRRETLNAKEMVVFDATLSWAEAECNRKDLQPTIENKRLVLGKAIYLIRIPAMALDDFANGVAQSGVLTLNETNDIFLWYTAAKKPELKFVCKPRKGLTPQKCHRFQSCAYRSNQWRYRGRCDSIQFAVDKRIFIAGFGLYGSSCGSAEYQAKIELKRQGLTLGVAIIKYFSDGSSNTFPVFFEYPVQIEPDTFYTASVVLDGNELSYFGQEGMTEVQCGKVTFQFQCSSDSTNGTGVQGGQIPELIFYA encoded by the exons ATGGCTGCTGAGCTGTTTCCTGCCAAAAAACTGCCCGCTGTCACAGCTGTAcaacagtaccaacaacaacagaACGTCAGCAACAACAACGCCATTCAGGGATGTAACTGGCAAGGCTTGTATCCCACAATTAGAGAGAG AAATGCAGTCATGTTCAACAATGAGCAGATGGCCGATATTCACTTTGTTGTTGGGCCTCCCGGGGGAACCCAGAGAGTGCCGGGACACAAG TATGTGTTGGCTGTGGGGAGTTCTGTATTTCATGCCATGTTCTATGGAGAGCTGGCTGAAGATAAAGATGAGATCCGGATCCCTGATGTGGAACCAGCTTCCTTCCTGGCAATGATGAA GTACATCTACTGTGATGAGATTGACCTGTGTGCAGACACCGTACTCGCCACTTTGTACGCCGCCAAAAAGTATATCGTTCCACACTTGGCTCGTGCTTGCGTCAACTTCCTGGAGACCAGCCTGAGTGCTCGCAATGCCTGCGTCCTGCTGTCTCAAAGCTGCCTTTTTGAAGAACCCGATCTCACTCAGCGTTGCTGGGAGGTCATCGACGCACAGGCAGAACTCGCCCTCCGATCGGAGGGATTCTGCGACATTGATGTTCAGACCTTagagagcatcctacggcgcgaGACGCTCAACGCCAAGGAGATGGTGGTGTTTGATGCGACGTTGAGCTGGGCGGAGGCAGAGTGTAATCGAAAAGATCTACAGCCCACAATCGAGAATAAACGGCTTGTTTTGGGAAAGGCCATCTATTTAATTCGGATCCCGGCGATGGCGCTAGATGATTTTGCGAATGGCGTTGCGCAATCTGGCGTGCTGACACTCAACGAAACCAATGACATTTTCTTGTGGTATACAGCGGCGAAGAAACCCGAGCTTAAGTTCGTCTGCAAACCACGAAAAGGTTTGACGCCGCAAAAGTGTCACCGGTTCCAGTCTTGCGCGTATCGCAGCAATCAGTGGCGATACCGCGGACGCTGCGACAGCATCCAGTTCGCCGTGGATAAACGCATCTTTATTGCCGGGTTTGGGTTGTACGGATCCAGCTGTGGTTCGGCCGAGTACCAGGCCAAGATTGAGCTGAAACGGCAAGGCCTGACGCTCGGCGTCGCCATCATCAAATACTTCTCTGACGGTTCAAGTAACACATTCCCCGTGTTCTTTGAGTACCCGGTGCAGATAGAACCAGACACGTTCTACACAGCGAGCGTGGTTCTGGATGGGAACGAGTTGAGTTATTTTGGGCAGGAGGGGATGACGGAGGTGCAGTGTGGAAAAGTGACCTTTCAGTTCCAGTGCTCGTCAGACAGTACCAACGGGACAGGTGTGCAGGGGGGGCAGATTCCAGAACTCATCTTTTATGCCTGA